The following proteins are co-located in the Eleginops maclovinus isolate JMC-PN-2008 ecotype Puerto Natales chromosome 1, JC_Emac_rtc_rv5, whole genome shotgun sequence genome:
- the LOC134870517 gene encoding urotensin-2-like — protein MKCNHLLSWAFLLLASGQLLAHPITESAEMPYPGPVSVEDGGVGALDDLSLSEQTFPSQDGLRYSTLISGEFNRDGVRTGLLPRGIKREVLLEKQSLLNPFSRVSGIRKQFRKRAGTAECFWKYCV, from the exons ATGAAGTGCAACCATCTCCTGTCCTGGGCCTTCCTGCTCCTAGCCTCTGGCCAACTACTGGCCCACCCCATCACAGAATCTGCAGAGATGCCCTATCCGGGACCTG TGTCAGTGGAGGACGGAGGAGTCGGTGCTCTGGATGATCTGTCTCTCTCCGAGCAGACCTTCCCTTCTCAGGATGGTCTCAGATATTCCACTCTGATATCTGGGGAGTTTAACAGAGATG GTGTCAGAACAGGTCTGCTTCCAAGGGGGATTAAAAGAGAG GTCCTACTGGAGAAACAAAGTCTGCTAAATCCTTTCAGCCGCGTGTCGGGCATCCGGAAGCAGTTCAGGAAGAGAGCAGGGACTGCTGAGTGTTTCTGGAAGTACTGCGTCTAA